From a single Phocoena sinus isolate mPhoSin1 chromosome 1, mPhoSin1.pri, whole genome shotgun sequence genomic region:
- the SESN2 gene encoding sestrin-2, which yields MIVADSECRAELKGYLPGAGEEQRESRVRRGPRGPSAFIPVEEVLREGAESLEQHLGLEALMSSGRVDNLAVVMGLHPDYFTSFWRLHYLLLHTDGPLANSWRHYIAIMAAARHQCSYLVGSHMAEFLQTGGDPEWLLGLHRAPEKLRKLSEINKLLAHRPWLITKEHIQALLKTGEHSWSLAELIQALVLLTHCHSLASFIFGCGILPEGDPEGSPAPQAPSPPSEQSTPPSRDPLNHSGDFEAARDVEALMERMRQLQESLLRDEGASQEEMESRFELEKSESLLVTPSADILEPSPNSDMLCFVEDPTFGYEDFTRRGTQAPPTFRAQDYTWEDHGYSLIQRLYPEGGQLLDEKFQAAYSLTYNTIAMHSGVDTSMLRRAIWNYIHCVFGIRYDDYDYGEVNQLLERNLKVYIKTVACYPEKTTRRMYNRFWRHFRHSEKVHVNLLLLEARMQAALLYALRAITRYMT from the exons ATGATCGTTGCGGACTCCGAGTGCCGCGCCGAGCTGAAGGGCTACCTACCCGGGGCCGGAGAG gagCAGAGGGAGAGCCGGGTTCGGCGAGGCCCTCGAGGGCCCAGCGCCTTCATTCCAGTGGAGGAG GTCCTTCGGGAGGGAGCCGAGAGCCTTGAGCAACACCTGGGGCTGGAGGCGCTGATGTCCTCCGGGAGGGTGGACAACCTGGCAGTGGTGATGGGCCTGCACCCCGACTACTTTACCAGCTTTTGGCGCCTGCACTACCTGCTTCTGCACACGGATGGGCCCTTGGCCAATTCCTGGCGCCACTACATCGCCATCATG GCCGCCGCCCGCCACCAGTGTTCCTACCTGGTGGGCTCCCACATGGCTGAGTTTCTGCAGACTGGCGGTGACCCTGAGTGGCTGCTTGGCCTCCACCGTGCCCCTGAGAAGCTGCGCAAGCTCAGCGAGATCAACAAGCTGCTGGCTCATAGGCCGTGGCTCATCACCAAGGAGCACATCCAG gCCTTGCTGAAGACAGGCGAGCACAGCTGGTCCCTGGCCGAGCTCATCCAGGCCCTGGTCCTTCTCACCCACTGCCACTCGCTAGCCTCCTTCATCTTCGGCTGTGGCATCCTCCCTGAGGGGGACCCTGAGGGaagccccgccccccaggcccctTCACCCCCCAGTGAGCAGAGCACACCCCCCAGCAGGGACCCACTGAACCACTCTGGG GACTTTGAGGCCGCCCGCGACGTGGAAGCTCTGATGGAGCGCATGAGGCAGCTGCAGGAGAGCCTGCTGCGGGATGAGGGGGCCTCCCAGGAGGAGATGGAGAGCCGCTTTGAGCTGGAGAAGTCAGAGAGCCTGCTGGTGACCCCCTCAG CGGACATCCTGGAGCCCTCTCCAAACTCAGACATGCTGTGCTTTGTGGAAGACCCCACTTTCGGATACGAGGACTTCACCCGGCGGGGGACTCAGGCGCCCCCCACCTTCCGTGCCCAG GATTATACCTGGGAAGACCATGGCTATTCACTGATCCAGCGGCTCTACCCCGAGGGTGGGCAGCTGCTGGATGAGAAGTTCCAGGCAGCCTATAGCCTCACCTACAATACCATTGCCATGCACAGCGGAGTAGATACCTCCATGCTCCGCAGGGCCATCTGGAATTACATCCACTGCGTCTTTGGCATCAG ATATGATGACTATGACTACGGAGAGGTGAACCAGCTCCTGGAGCGGAACCTCAAGGTCTATATCAAGACAGTGGCCTGCTATCCAGAGAAGACCACCCGAAGAATGTACAACCGCTTCTGGAGGCACTTCCGCCACTCAGAGAAG GTCCACGTGAACTTGCTGCTTCTGGAGGCCCGCATGCAAGCCGCCCTGCTCTATGCCCTCCGTGCCATCACCCGCTACATGACCTGA